The Candidatus Bathyarchaeota archaeon genome contains a region encoding:
- a CDS encoding DUF106 domain-containing protein, which translates to MVALIDELFKQIMRSLQPYASIPNSTLLILGVAMILSLITNLSNRFLVDIKKMKAVMKEVNAWRKEFEEAKKSKNKQLLAKVMKKQQAIMNLQGKMMWDRMKISLLFLVPFWLVFMILSRFYGTQPVALTPFSIPFLLTGAIDETYKAFKLSFFLWYIICSFGISLPLSRLLGVNPED; encoded by the coding sequence ATGGTAGCTTTAATCGATGAATTATTCAAGCAAATAATGAGAAGCCTTCAGCCTTACGCTTCAATTCCAAATTCAACATTATTAATTTTAGGAGTAGCTATGATATTATCATTAATAACTAATTTATCTAACAGGTTTCTAGTCGATATTAAAAAGATGAAGGCTGTAATGAAGGAAGTTAATGCGTGGAGAAAAGAGTTTGAAGAAGCTAAAAAGAGTAAAAATAAACAATTGCTTGCTAAAGTTATGAAGAAGCAGCAAGCTATAATGAATCTTCAGGGAAAAATGATGTGGGATAGAATGAAAATAAGCCTTTTATTTCTCGTGCCCTTCTGGCTTGTGTTTATGATTTTAAGCAGATTTTATGGAACTCAACCTGTAGCTTTAACGCCGTTTTCAATCCCATTCCTCTTAACTGGAGCTATTGATGAAACTTATAAAGCTTTTAAATTATCATTCTTTTTATGGTATATAATTTGCTCTTTTGGAATAAGCCTTCCTTTATCTAGATTGTTAGGCGTTAACCCTGAAGATTAA
- a CDS encoding AAA family ATPase: MIIAIGGLHGTGKSTCAKALAKKFNLKYVSAGEMFRKIAYEKGVSIEELSRLSEVDKSIDLAIDEEVKKTAEEGDVVLEGQLTPWFIKNKALKIYVAASKKERILRISKRDCLTLEEAEKETLNREASERKRYKEYYGINIEDLSIYDLIIDTGLFSKDETIKILEKIVKFAKSYFKGDN; the protein is encoded by the coding sequence TTGATAATTGCTATAGGGGGTTTACATGGTACAGGTAAATCTACATGCGCTAAAGCTTTAGCTAAAAAATTTAATTTAAAATATGTTTCCGCTGGAGAAATGTTTAGAAAGATAGCTTATGAAAAAGGTGTTTCTATAGAGGAATTGTCAAGGCTTTCTGAAGTAGATAAATCTATTGATTTAGCTATTGATGAAGAAGTAAAAAAGACGGCTGAAGAAGGTGATGTTGTTTTAGAAGGCCAGTTAACGCCTTGGTTTATAAAAAATAAAGCTTTAAAAATTTATGTAGCAGCATCTAAAAAAGAGCGGATATTAAGAATATCTAAAAGAGATTGTTTAACGCTTGAGGAAGCTGAAAAAGAAACTTTAAATAGAGAAGCTTCAGAAAGAAAAAGATATAAAGAATATTATGGAATAAACATTGAGGATCTTTCAATATATGATTTAATAATTGATACAGGTTTATTTAGTAAAGATGAAACTATAAAAATCCTTGAGAAAATTGTTAAATTTGCAAAAAGCTATTTTAAGGGGGACAATTAA
- a CDS encoding DUF131 domain-containing protein, producing the protein MNAKIFELSIILIFTGLSIILIGLILAATRFKAKINGGGIIFIGPIPLIFGLNKGLKGVLILILFMLFLLVLSVQLLLTWS; encoded by the coding sequence ATGAATGCTAAAATTTTTGAGTTAAGCATTATTTTAATATTTACTGGGTTAAGCATTATTTTAATAGGGTTAATTCTAGCTGCTACAAGATTTAAAGCAAAGATTAATGGAGGAGGTATAATTTTTATAGGTCCTATACCCTTAATTTTCGGTTTAAACAAAGGGTTAAAAGGAGTATTGATTTTAATATTATTCATGTTATTTCTACTGGTTTTATCGGTTCAGCTGCTTTTAACTTGGAGTTGA
- a CDS encoding 30S ribosomal protein S4: MGDPRKQRKKYETPRHPWRREQLEAELKLLGEYGLRNKRELWRYKSMLSKIRAIARSLLGKPEEEREKLRREYIPKLVKLGLLPENAGIDEVLDLDVKNLLERRLQTLVFKLNLAKSIHQARQLVTHGHIMIGDKIVSVPGYLVTKEEEALIKYAPQSPFNNLNHPALKKN, encoded by the coding sequence ATGGGTGATCCTAGAAAACAAAGAAAAAAATATGAGACGCCTAGGCATCCTTGGCGAAGAGAGCAACTAGAGGCTGAGCTGAAGCTTTTAGGAGAGTATGGGTTGAGAAATAAACGAGAGCTTTGGCGTTATAAAAGCATGCTTTCTAAAATTAGAGCAATAGCTCGATCGCTTTTAGGTAAACCTGAAGAAGAGAGAGAAAAGTTGCGAAGAGAATATATACCTAAACTTGTAAAGCTAGGTTTACTCCCAGAAAATGCTGGAATAGATGAAGTTCTTGATTTAGATGTAAAAAACCTTTTAGAGAGAAGGTTGCAAACTCTAGTTTTTAAATTGAATTTAGCTAAATCAATTCATCAAGCTAGGCAGCTTGTAACTCATGGGCATATAATGATAGGTGATAAAATAGTTTCTGTTCCTGGATACTTAGTTACCAAGGAAGAGGAAGCTTTAATTAAATATGCCCCTCAAAGCCCATTTAATAATTTAAATCATCCAGCTTTAAAAAAGAATTAA
- a CDS encoding DUF211 domain-containing protein — protein sequence MGGEIKFLIKKLVLDVLKPREPPIYDLAAKLTSCQGVNEVNILLAEIDQNTESIKVSITGDEIDIETIKKCVEEYGASIHSIDEVTVAKRKR from the coding sequence ATGGGTGGTGAAATCAAGTTTTTAATAAAAAAGCTTGTTTTAGATGTTTTAAAACCTAGAGAGCCTCCAATTTATGATTTAGCAGCTAAATTAACCAGCTGCCAAGGTGTTAATGAAGTTAATATTTTGTTAGCTGAAATAGACCAGAATACTGAAAGCATAAAAGTTTCAATTACCGGAGATGAAATTGATATAGAGACCATAAAAAAATGTGTAGAAGAGTATGGCGCTAGCATTCATAGCATTGATGAAGTTACTGTAGCTAAGAGGAAGCGTTAG
- a CDS encoding 30S ribosomal protein S13 — protein sequence MKEYQHIVRIAGTDIDGGKKIVYGLAKIKGIGVSFANAIVNMIKLNPNLKIGELTGEQVAQIEDVINNPAKHNIPAWFFNQRKELTTGKDMHLISSDLELKEKMNVELMKSIKCWKGVRHALGLKVRGQKTRTTGRKGIAVGVKKKALVARQAGGK from the coding sequence TTGAAAGAGTATCAGCATATAGTTAGAATTGCTGGAACAGATATTGATGGAGGCAAAAAGATAGTATACGGGCTTGCAAAAATTAAAGGCATAGGCGTAAGCTTCGCTAACGCTATAGTCAACATGATAAAGCTTAACCCAAATCTTAAAATCGGCGAGTTAACTGGAGAGCAAGTAGCTCAAATAGAAGACGTCATCAATAACCCAGCAAAACATAATATTCCAGCATGGTTTTTCAATCAAAGAAAAGAACTTACTACAGGTAAAGATATGCATTTAATAAGCTCAGATTTAGAGTTAAAAGAGAAAATGAATGTAGAGTTGATGAAAAGCATAAAATGCTGGAAAGGCGTAAGACATGCTTTAGGATTAAAGGTTAGAGGACAAAAGACAAGGACTACCGGAAGAAAGGGGATAGCTGTTGGAGTTAAAAAGAAAGCGTTGGTAGCGAGGCAAGCGGGAGGCAAGTAG
- a CDS encoding DNA-directed RNA polymerase subunit D, with amino-acid sequence MKVKILHENKDSIKILIEGVSTAFINALRRVIIAEVPTMAIENVMILENSSLMYDEVLAHRLGLIPLTTDLDSYILPEKCSCKSELGCNKCSTILTLNIEAKDEPITVYSKDLQPQDPNVKPITGDIPILKLAPRQKVKLEAYAKLGKGVEHAKWQPVSLCIHKYYPSITIDEKKCDGCGECVKFCPRNIFKLSNGKLTVENELNCTLCLDCVNHCPKKTSPIKVTWIKNKFIFHLESTGALPPKRIIKEAIKIIDEKTDEFLKIIS; translated from the coding sequence ATGAAAGTTAAAATTCTTCATGAAAATAAGGATTCAATAAAGATTTTAATTGAGGGGGTTTCCACCGCTTTTATTAACGCTCTTAGAAGAGTAATTATAGCTGAAGTCCCAACGATGGCTATAGAAAATGTTATGATTCTTGAAAACTCTTCATTAATGTATGATGAAGTGTTAGCTCACAGATTAGGGCTTATTCCTCTTACAACAGATCTTGACAGCTATATTTTACCTGAAAAATGCTCTTGCAAAAGCGAGTTAGGCTGTAATAAATGCAGCACGATCTTAACGTTAAATATTGAAGCTAAAGATGAGCCGATTACTGTTTACTCTAAAGATTTGCAACCTCAAGATCCTAATGTAAAGCCTATAACTGGAGACATCCCAATTTTAAAGCTTGCTCCAAGACAGAAAGTAAAACTTGAAGCTTACGCTAAGCTTGGAAAAGGCGTTGAACACGCTAAATGGCAACCCGTTTCCCTTTGCATCCATAAATATTATCCAAGCATTACTATTGATGAAAAAAAATGCGATGGCTGCGGTGAATGCGTTAAATTCTGTCCAAGAAACATTTTTAAATTGAGTAATGGAAAGCTAACTGTAGAAAACGAGTTAAATTGCACTTTATGCCTTGATTGCGTTAACCATTGCCCAAAAAAGACTTCACCAATAAAAGTAACTTGGATAAAAAATAAATTTATTTTCCATTTAGAATCTACAGGAGCTTTACCACCAAAAAGAATAATAAAGGAAGCGATTAAAATAATTGATGAAAAAACAGATGAATTTTTAAAAATTATTTCCTAA
- a CDS encoding 50S ribosomal protein L14e codes for MTAMEIGRICVKTSGREKGKKCVIIDVIDKNFVLVTGPKSLTGVKRRRVNIKHLKPTEEKIKIKKGASDEAVLKALQPEKANASS; via the coding sequence ATGACGGCTATGGAAATAGGGCGCATATGCGTAAAAACTTCAGGTAGAGAGAAGGGAAAAAAATGCGTTATAATTGATGTTATTGATAAAAATTTTGTTTTAGTTACTGGACCAAAGTCTTTAACTGGAGTTAAAAGAAGAAGAGTGAATATAAAGCATTTAAAGCCAACTGAAGAAAAAATAAAAATTAAAAAAGGTGCTTCTGATGAAGCTGTTCTTAAAGCTTTACAACCTGAAAAAGCTAACGCTTCCTCTTAG
- a CDS encoding VIT1/CCC1 transporter family protein encodes MLKERIKEFKKLLKFFEAEEIYRRYFFMNMFDGALTTLGIIMGAYFSGAYLKAIIGAAFGAGIAMGLSGFSGAYITEKAEKLKKLNELKKAMLTDLNNSIHEKSVELTAFVAAIIDGLSPVLAVTLSVTPFLLTLVNLISVHEAFYFSLIIITGLLFAMGAFLGKISKESFILSGVKMMLIGAAAAILIMLLI; translated from the coding sequence ATGTTAAAAGAGAGAATTAAAGAGTTTAAAAAACTTTTAAAATTTTTTGAAGCTGAAGAAATTTATAGAAGATACTTTTTCATGAATATGTTTGACGGTGCTTTAACAACGCTTGGAATAATTATGGGCGCTTATTTCTCTGGAGCTTATTTAAAAGCGATTATTGGAGCCGCTTTCGGAGCTGGAATCGCGATGGGTTTATCTGGTTTTTCAGGTGCTTATATAACTGAAAAAGCTGAAAAGCTTAAAAAGCTTAATGAATTAAAAAAAGCTATGCTCACGGATTTAAACAATTCCATTCATGAAAAATCAGTTGAGTTAACAGCGTTTGTCGCTGCGATTATAGATGGTCTCTCTCCAGTTTTAGCGGTAACGCTTTCTGTAACGCCTTTTCTTTTAACGCTTGTTAATTTAATATCGGTTCATGAAGCTTTTTATTTCTCACTTATTATAATTACAGGCTTGCTTTTTGCTATGGGGGCCTTTCTTGGAAAAATTTCAAAAGAGAGCTTTATTTTATCTGGAGTTAAAATGATGCTTATAGGTGCAGCTGCAGCTATTTTAATTATGCTTTTAATATAA
- a CDS encoding 50S ribosomal protein L18e: MNNIVLKHAIVLLKKKAKENNAPIWSAVAELLSKPRRKRVSVNISRINRWSKDGDVIVVPGKVLGSGLINHKITVGAFKFSEAAKRKIEKAGGRCVFIENLAEEQPEGSKIKILG, translated from the coding sequence ATGAATAACATAGTTTTAAAACATGCTATCGTATTGCTTAAAAAGAAAGCTAAAGAAAATAATGCTCCAATATGGAGTGCTGTAGCTGAGCTTTTAAGCAAACCTAGACGAAAGAGGGTTTCTGTTAACATTAGTCGAATTAATAGATGGAGTAAAGATGGAGATGTAATTGTTGTTCCAGGAAAAGTTTTAGGTTCAGGATTAATAAACCATAAAATTACTGTTGGAGCCTTCAAGTTTTCTGAAGCTGCTAAAAGAAAAATAGAGAAAGCTGGGGGAAGATGCGTTTTTATAGAGAATCTTGCTGAAGAACAGCCTGAAGGTTCAAAAATTAAAATATTAGGGTGA